DNA from Plectropomus leopardus isolate mb unplaced genomic scaffold, YSFRI_Pleo_2.0 unplaced_scaffold19908, whole genome shotgun sequence:
TGTCAACTGAGTCTTGggaacataaaaacaacacttttacaatatttttttggagaaaaaaagaagagagaagacagTGGATATTTTAtacctgtaaaaataaaataatattataacatTAAATACTTACTGCTGTAGTCTGGCAGTCGTGGCATCATGATCCCGGCGCGGATCCAGTGCTCCAGGGGCAGAGACCCCGCCATGGCAGCCGCCTTCAGGTGCTCCGGGTAGGTCTGTGTCAGCTGTGTGAAACCGGTGTATGCGAACGCGGGGTGCTGGCCACCCAGTGCGGATAACGGGTACATGGGTGCAGGATACATGCTGGGAATTGAAGCGAGTCCTGGATGCGGGAGGTTTAGGACACCCGGTTTGTGGATTATTCCTTGAAGTTGTACGGCCCGCGGGGACGGTGTGTCCGCGCGGCGGCAGGACACCGGGCTGCCTGCTGGGCTGTCGCTGCTCAGACCCGGGGAAAGGTCTCTGCTCACCCGGTTGGTCTCATCAGCGAGCAGCGCGTCAATTCTGAAGTTTTTCGATTTCTCCATGATTGCTTCACTCAGCAGGACTGCAGAATCTTCAAAAACAAACGCGTGGAGGTTGGTGGGTGCGCACCTGTGCCGTGCGTCAGCGCGCGGACAGCGGAGCCTTTTCCAGTCACAAACTCATACGTTCTCCTTGTGTTTCATAAAAGTTCAGCACAAGTTCTATtcaatgcaaaaacaagcattaaTGCGTTTTCAGCTTAGAAAGACTTGACAGACTCTACTGATGTTTGCATCCCTCCATCTATTTCCTTGAATTGCACCTGCACATGTCACTCTGCAGCATCGCGTCCGTCCCGGTGTTAAACACTAACTTCACAAAGAGGCATGTGTCTCACTCCATCAGCCGACCTTCTCCACCCCTGCAGGCCGGTGTGAGCTGGGATTGGCTGCAGGCTGAGCTGCTCTGACGGGCCTCTAATCAGCTAATTACTCGCTCGTTTCTCCCCCAAGAAAGCATTCAGAGTGAGGTAATGTCCAACCCTTGTCCCGCCTGCAAACACCTTCAACTGCATCAAAGCGCGGAGGTACATTAGAAGATTAGGCGATTGTATTTGCAGTATCTATCTTACTGCCAGCTCCTCATACCCACCACAGACTGCAGCTACCTTGCCATAAACAAAGAATTATATCCACTGATTTGATTGTCTAAACTAATTATTAGTGCTGCAAACATCCTGCACACCTTAGGCCCGAATACTGGCTGCAGTCTGGATGTTTCTGTGTGGCTTAATGGATGATATTTAAAATACCAGTGTGCACTCCAGTatttaaatcattaatattACTGGATTGTTTCATTCTCATACTCAGGCCATACCAATGCCATTAAATTTTATGACCAAGAATTGCACACAAACCATATAAAAGTGTAATGACTTGGCAGAAGAGGCTATAAGTTAATTGGCCTTCTGCATAAGGTGAactaatgtcattttaagaccTGAAAAGGCGGGGGTGCATCAGTTAAAGTTGAGTCTGACTTTTTCAATATACCTACATGTCTGTCAGCTTAATGCAAACTTCTTGTTCTTTcacagatataaataaataaataaaaaatatactcaaCTTGCAttccaaaatgacaggaggccatgagctaataaaacaaatttaaataatatttatcaatatatacaataatGCACTGCCTTTAttcaactttttgtttgttgtcctcACTCCATCTTTGTCAAGTGGCAATTCCTGTCAAAGCAGCCCTGCACATATACAGGGGTGTTTCTaggttttcagcactttcagGACCCCCCAagtgaataaatgtgtttttattgtgaattagaaaatgatcggtgggccacccagcacccaaTAGCAGGCCACAGCCCCTTAGTTGAGTTTCACTGGGCTAAAGGATAAAGTCCAAAACCCTAAACTGTGCTGACACAATCAGTTTTTTAGAAATGTGAATTGAGAAAATGCTTCTTATCTGACACTTTTAATGTGAATCTGTATGTCTATGCAAATAAAAAGGGCCAACAGTGATTTGTGATTTAATAAGATAATtaactttttcttgtttaagaGAATTATTCTGGATATAGTGAGTTTTTATGTAttcttatttacttattttttgttgagctaaaagtaacataaaatcTGAATAGTATAAAAATACTGTTATCCTGGAGGCTTATACCTGTATATAAGTCTTTAGCTATAGGCCTACTGTAAAAAGAatgatacaataaaaaataaatgaaatttgtattaatttatctatacagtttaaaataacaagGAAAGTGTgcattaataagaaaaaatgctgtaaatgtgtCACAATAGCCAACTCGGCTAATTTTCACCTGTAGTCCCTGACATGACCTCCTCGGACCCTGCAcatgtgtgacattttcttttgtatatttagtttatttaacagaGGCCATGCACAGCAACTGTTGAGCCAGAGGTAGCAATATTTCTAATTTGCATCTGTGGTCACTGACTTTAATTTCTGGAAACATGGCACAAATTCACTGGTTCAAGCT
Protein-coding regions in this window:
- the LOC121965416 gene encoding motor neuron and pancreas homeobox protein 1-like; this encodes MEKSKNFRIDALLADETNRVSRDLSPGLSSDSPAGSPVSCRRADTPSPRAVQLQGIIHKPGVLNLPHPGLASIPSMYPAPMYPLSALGGQHPAFAYTGFTQLTQTYPEHLKAAAMAGSLPLEHWIRAGIMMPRLPDYSS